A genomic segment from Gilvibacter sp. SZ-19 encodes:
- a CDS encoding ABC transporter permease, with product MLIYFRILKESFVFAISALKNNKLRTFLSLLGVTIGIFSIIGVLAAVDSLKREIEGSISSLDNRTLFLARFSFGPTDIPIWKREQFPDVTYEEYQMILRQVPDVYGASYQINVAPETVRFEENFIENVEMIFVTDQQTRIEDIKLQSGRFFNESESVRGAPVIVIGDEVANTLFGGADEAIGKRLRVYGRRLTVIGVMEKEGRGLFGGSKDVATFLPVNIGRRIFGDNNKSVFPFIVIKPEAGVDQGEFNAALTAKMRNFRGLRSDDSNNFFLNQLQGFSDAIDSITGQLNVIGWIISGFSLLVGGFGIANIMFVSVKERTNLIGIQKSLGAKNKFILFQFLFEAIILAIIGGLIGLILVYLASIVASQATGDFEFVLSPWNMFIGTGISVFIGLISGIIPAISASRLDPVEAIRTGM from the coding sequence ATGTTGATATATTTCCGCATCCTAAAAGAAAGCTTTGTGTTCGCTATCAGCGCACTGAAGAACAACAAGCTCAGAACCTTTCTTTCGCTTTTAGGGGTGACCATCGGAATTTTTTCCATAATCGGTGTCTTGGCGGCAGTAGATTCACTTAAGCGTGAGATAGAAGGCAGTATATCTTCTTTGGACAACCGAACACTATTTCTAGCGCGATTCTCCTTTGGGCCGACAGACATTCCTATTTGGAAGCGAGAACAGTTTCCAGATGTGACCTATGAAGAATATCAAATGATCTTGCGTCAGGTCCCAGATGTGTACGGGGCGTCTTATCAGATCAATGTGGCTCCAGAAACAGTGCGTTTTGAGGAGAATTTCATTGAGAATGTAGAGATGATATTTGTGACCGATCAGCAGACACGCATAGAGGACATAAAACTGCAATCCGGTCGTTTCTTTAACGAATCTGAATCTGTTCGGGGAGCCCCGGTAATTGTCATTGGAGACGAAGTAGCCAACACCCTTTTTGGTGGGGCAGACGAAGCCATTGGGAAACGCCTGCGCGTTTACGGTAGACGACTCACGGTGATCGGAGTCATGGAAAAAGAAGGGCGAGGCCTCTTTGGTGGTAGTAAAGACGTTGCCACCTTTTTACCGGTGAATATTGGGCGACGCATTTTTGGAGACAACAACAAATCTGTTTTTCCATTCATAGTGATAAAGCCAGAAGCAGGTGTTGATCAAGGCGAATTCAACGCGGCACTCACGGCTAAAATGCGGAATTTTAGAGGTTTGCGCTCAGACGATTCCAACAACTTCTTTTTAAATCAACTCCAAGGATTCTCAGATGCTATAGACAGTATCACCGGCCAGCTCAATGTGATCGGCTGGATCATTAGTGGATTCTCCCTTTTGGTGGGTGGATTTGGTATTGCCAACATTATGTTTGTGAGCGTGAAGGAGCGGACCAACCTCATTGGTATTCAAAAATCACTTGGAGCCAAGAACAAATTCATCTTGTTCCAATTCCTTTTTGAGGCCATTATTTTGGCCATCATTGGTGGGCTTATAGGGCTGATCCTGGTCTATCTGGCATCGATTGTAGCCTCTCAGGCCACTGGCGATTTTGAGTTTGTCCTCTCGCCTTGGAATATGTTTATAGGAACAGGCATCTCGGTCTTTATCGGTCTGATCTCGGGGATCATTCCAGCCATTTCTGCCTCTCGATTAGATCCTGTTGAGGCTATACGTACAGGAATGTAA
- a CDS encoding GAF domain-containing protein, translating to MNLSALKPQVQSLIETHKSNPDAAMQGICDLLQAEVAHYDWVGFYFADHDKRVLHLGKFAGEPTDHTTIPFGKGICGQVAESNANFVVPDVKAQDNYIACSITVKAEIVIPLFKDGVNIGQIDIDSNTIDPFTTADEEFLTWVNAQLAEIL from the coding sequence ATGAATCTATCTGCATTAAAACCGCAAGTACAATCCCTGATCGAAACGCATAAAAGCAACCCAGATGCCGCCATGCAAGGCATTTGCGATCTATTGCAAGCCGAAGTAGCCCATTATGATTGGGTGGGATTCTACTTTGCCGATCACGACAAACGCGTACTACATCTTGGAAAATTTGCAGGAGAGCCAACCGATCATACCACCATTCCATTTGGCAAAGGTATCTGCGGACAAGTGGCAGAATCTAATGCAAATTTTGTGGTGCCGGACGTAAAAGCACAAGACAACTACATAGCCTGCAGCATTACCGTTAAGGCAGAGATAGTGATTCCTTTATTCAAAGACGGGGTAAATATTGGTCAGATCGATATTGATAGCAATACCATAGATCCGTTCACTACTGCGGACGAGGAGTTTCTAACTTGGGTAAACGCTCAATTGGCAGAGATACTTTAA
- the xrtF gene encoding exosortase family protein XrtF has protein sequence MLRKIFTEHRAVFIFLGRFFGVYLGLSLLYLIYITMTTAQQAIDPLTALVGEQSQAIINGWGYEAKVLASGGTPELQLFVNGDLVARIIEGCNAVSIIILFVSFVIAFKKAFKKTLLFVFGGAVLIYGVNLVRIAILAIALYHYPEKEPLLHQVVFPALIYGLVALLWMLWVGVFKKRRSYE, from the coding sequence ATGCTTCGCAAGATCTTTACAGAACACAGAGCGGTTTTTATATTCCTAGGACGTTTTTTCGGCGTCTATCTAGGCCTGTCCTTGCTGTATCTAATCTATATCACAATGACCACGGCGCAGCAAGCGATAGATCCGCTGACCGCATTGGTTGGTGAGCAATCCCAGGCTATTATAAACGGCTGGGGTTATGAGGCAAAAGTGCTCGCATCTGGCGGAACCCCTGAATTACAACTCTTTGTTAACGGAGATCTGGTGGCGCGGATCATAGAGGGCTGCAATGCCGTAAGTATCATTATCCTGTTTGTCAGTTTTGTGATTGCATTTAAAAAGGCATTTAAGAAGACGCTTTTGTTTGTCTTTGGAGGAGCGGTGCTGATCTATGGTGTAAATTTAGTTCGCATCGCGATCTTGGCTATCGCACTTTATCATTACCCAGAGAAGGAACCCTTGTTGCATCAGGTTGTTTTTCCGGCGCTGATCTACGGTTTGGTGGCTTTGCTCTGGATGCTTTGGGTAGGAGTTTTCAAAAAGAGGAGATCCTATGAATAG